In Plasmodium sp. gorilla clade G2 genome assembly, chromosome: 5, one genomic interval encodes:
- a CDS encoding 50S ribosomal protein L17, apicoplast, putative, with the protein MKIWILFFLFCKSVLNFKLKQNVSNICIINREPLKYISNKRNTSLLAHTNKNFRKLGRDRAQRRALLRALTTSLLRYGKIVTTEAKAKETRRKVDRIITYAKKHDDNKQYAYRLIANYVYDRELALNVVKQAPVRYKERHGGYTKIKLLPKSRKGDASRMAMLELL; encoded by the exons ATGAAGATAtggatattattttttttgttttgcaAGAGCGTGTTGAATTTTAAATTGAAACAGAATGTgtcaaatatatgtataataaatagagagcccttaaaatatatatcaaataaaagaaatactTCATTATTGGcacatacaaataaaaatttcaGGAAATTAGGAAGGGATAGAGCTCAAAGGAGAGCTCTTCTAAGGGCATTAACAACCagt TTATTGAGGTATGGTAAAATAGTAACAACTGAAGCAAAAGCAAAGGAGACTAGAAGAAAAGTTGATAGAATAATAACATATGCTAAAAAACATGATGACAATAAACAATACGCTTATAGATTGATAGCTAATTATGTTTATGATAGAGAATTGGCCCTTAATGTAGTTAAACag GCCCCTGTTAGATATAAAGAAAGACATGGAGGATACACTAAAATTAAGCTTTTGCCAAAAAGTAGAAAAGGAGATGCATCAAGAATGGCCATGTTGGAActtctttaa
- a CDS encoding inner membrane complex protein: MENFNLHSIIKMNSTVSLLFGIFLTVIGSIFMAIANTFMKLGLSDSKKKKYMFTNYSCDMKWYIGFIVYCFGSFLHIIALGFAPASTLAPMNSFGLIANAIVANIYLNEKLGKIELISTFGIFFGISICACASFLCETEKVHFNPIHIIESWKNPWYIFYIFVSIFLSFFTLIYLNHEENKIISENEEIYAAKRYVELNVMDEKKQETEDENINSLINSKTLTEAANIYPKTIGLAYGFLAGLIGSQCVLEIKEIVAFLHIGLNNKHIYRTPLPHLCFVFLIISIYLQIHFLNLGLTRGEATLVVPTYYVFWTFFGTLGGLVKFNEIENFNFNSILLFLVGFLLTVLFISILAVQEITFLRKYVDKEVPDLPLENLDIHTQVLQNKKLSKQVILNMGLFPVSLLGTTVGRKKFRPLYERFRRTRSILSDTHIGDQHCEYSIDNNIYNAYTLPYDIYNTNTDTFSAKKKKYRHTEPRIENTYIF, translated from the coding sequence ATGGAGAATTTTAATCTTCAtagtattataaaaatgaacagCACTGTGAGTTTACTCTTTGGGATTTTTTTAACAGTAATAGGATCCATATTTATGGCTATAGCAAATACATTTATGAAATTAGGTTTGAGTGATtcgaaaaagaaaaagtacATGTTTACTAATTATTCTTGTGATATGAAATGGTATATAGGATTTATTGTTTATTGTTTTGGATcctttttacatataattgCCCTAGGTTTTGCCCCTGCAAGTACATTAGCCCCAATGAATTCATTCGGTTTAATAGCCAATGCTATTGTtgctaatatatatttaaatgagaAGTTAGGAAAAATAGAATTAATATCTACATTTGGAATATTTTTTGGTATTAGTATATGTGCATGTGCTTCCTTTTTGTGTGAAACAGAAAAAGTTCATTTTAATCCTATTCATATAATAGAGAGTTGGAAAAATCCttggtatattttttatatttttgtttcgATATTTCTATCTTTTtttacattaatatatttaaatcatgaagaaaataaaatcatatcagaaaatgaagaaatatatgcTGCAAAAAGATATGTTGAATTAAATGTAATGGATGAGAAAAAACAAGAAACtgaagatgaaaatattaactCATTAATAAATAGTAAAACATTAACTGAGGCTGCTAATATATATCCTAAAACTATTGGTTTAGCATATGGATTTTTAGCTGGATTAATTGGATCACAATGTGTTttagaaataaaagaaattgtTGCCTTTTTACATATAGGTTTAAAtaacaaacatatatatagaacaCCTTTACCACACTTATGTTTTGTATTTCTTATCATTTCTATCTATTTACAAATACATTTCTTAAACTTAGGATTAACCAGAGGTGAAGCAACCCTAGTCGTTCCAACATATTATGTTTTTTGGACCTTTTTTGGAACATTAGGTGGTCTAGTCAAATTTAACGAAATTGAAAATTTCAATTTTAATTCTATTCTATTGTTTTTAGTAGGATTTCTACTCAccgttttatttatatcgaTTTTAGCTGTTCAAGAAATAACATTCTTACGTAAATATGTAGATAAAGAAGTACCAGATTTACCACTGGAAAATTTAGATATACATACACAAgtattacaaaataaaaaattatcaaaacaagttatattaaatatgggTTTATTCCCTGTATCGTTACTTGGAACAACTGTTGGAAGAAAAAAGTTTCGTCCATTATATGAAAGATTCAGAAGAACCAGAAGTATTCTCTCAGATACACATATTGGTGATCAGCATTGTGAATATtctatagataataatatatataatgcatATACCCTACCTTACGATATATACAATACAAATACAGACACATTTAGTgctaaaaagaagaaatatagaCACACTGAACCAAGAAttgaaaatacatatattttttaa